The Alkalihalobacillus sp. TS-13 genome contains a region encoding:
- the serC gene encoding 3-phosphoserine/phosphohydroxythreonine transaminase — METFNFNPGPTALPKEVLTRAQQELINYQNTGLSILEMSHRSKAYQSIHENAQHSMRSFLDIPDTHEILFLQGGASLQFTMVPMNLLKENQSASHIVTGSWSQKAYNESLKIGTTEITASSKESGFTYIPQKSEWNELSENTGYLHLTSNNTIYGTQWQSFDELPDVPLVIDMSSDIGSRSVPWEKVALAYAGAQKNIGPAGVTVVIIHKDVLAETNENLPAILDYKVHANKNSLHNTPPTYTIYILGLMVEWMIGQGGLPEFIKRSGEKSSLIYKAIDHSAGFYSGHAEKASRSQMNITFNLPSDELSKAFLQGAEERGFVGLNGHRSVGGCRASIYNGIGIESCERLVDYMEYFKQKHA; from the coding sequence ATGGAAACATTCAATTTCAATCCTGGACCTACTGCCCTTCCGAAAGAGGTCCTCACACGTGCACAGCAAGAATTGATCAATTATCAGAACACAGGTTTGTCTATTCTCGAAATGAGCCACCGGAGTAAAGCATATCAATCGATCCATGAAAATGCACAGCATTCGATGCGATCTTTTTTAGATATTCCGGATACCCATGAGATTTTATTTTTACAGGGTGGAGCGAGCCTCCAATTCACGATGGTCCCGATGAACCTCCTCAAAGAAAATCAATCCGCCTCTCATATCGTAACAGGTTCTTGGAGCCAAAAAGCGTATAATGAGTCCTTGAAGATCGGTACGACTGAAATCACAGCAAGCAGTAAAGAGTCAGGCTTCACGTATATCCCTCAAAAATCCGAGTGGAATGAACTGAGCGAGAATACCGGTTATCTGCACCTTACGAGTAACAACACAATCTATGGTACCCAGTGGCAATCGTTTGATGAGCTTCCCGATGTTCCGCTCGTCATCGACATGTCGAGTGATATTGGCTCAAGATCGGTCCCATGGGAAAAAGTCGCGCTCGCGTATGCAGGCGCTCAGAAAAATATCGGTCCAGCCGGCGTCACAGTAGTGATCATCCACAAAGATGTCCTTGCTGAGACGAATGAAAATCTTCCAGCCATCCTTGACTACAAGGTCCATGCAAACAAAAATTCGTTGCATAATACCCCACCGACCTACACGATCTACATACTTGGGTTGATGGTAGAATGGATGATCGGACAAGGTGGCTTACCTGAATTCATAAAACGAAGTGGAGAAAAATCCTCTCTTATCTATAAAGCAATCGATCACAGCGCAGGATTCTATTCCGGACATGCCGAAAAAGCGAGCCGTTCCCAGATGAACATCACCTTCAACCTGCCTTCTGATGAGCTTAGCAAAGCTTTCTTACAAGGAGCTGAGGAAAGAGGATTCGTAGGTCTTAATGGACACCGTTCAGTCGGAGGCTGTCGTGCATCCATCTATAATGGAATCGGAATCGAGTCCTGTGAGCGCCTGGTCGATTACATGGAATATTTCAAGCAAAAACATGCATGA
- a CDS encoding HIT family protein: MEDCIFCKIINGDIPASKVYEDEHVFAFLDISQVTKGHTLVIPKEHHKNLFELPAQTAEQVFSVIPKIANSIKERFQPIGLNLLNNNEEPAGQSVFHYHVHIIPRYGEGDGFGAVWKPHSDDYTSEDLQQIAQEISESIK; the protein is encoded by the coding sequence TTGGAAGATTGTATCTTTTGTAAAATCATCAACGGTGACATCCCTGCTTCAAAGGTATATGAAGATGAGCATGTGTTTGCATTCCTCGATATCAGCCAGGTCACGAAAGGACATACACTGGTCATCCCGAAAGAACACCATAAAAACCTTTTTGAGCTTCCTGCCCAAACTGCTGAACAAGTTTTCTCCGTCATCCCTAAGATTGCGAATTCAATCAAGGAACGCTTCCAACCGATCGGCTTGAATCTTTTAAATAATAATGAAGAGCCTGCAGGCCAATCCGTATTCCATTACCATGTACATATCATCCCCCGGTATGGTGAAGGAGATGGGTTCGGTGCTGTCTGGAAGCCGCATTCAGATGATTACACCTCAGAAGACCTTCAACAGATTGCACAAGAAATTTCGGAATCTATCAAATAA
- a CDS encoding ABC transporter ATP-binding protein produces the protein MKSVLHVEQLTGGYSQQQPVLHNLNFHVKSKEIVGLIGLNGAGKSTTIKHVLGLMEPIAGTIKVNDSTINEGPDHYRSQIAYIPETPVLYDELTLWEHLELTAMAYDIDKEELKDRVEPLLKEFRMENKLKWYPNQFSKGMKQKVMIMCAFLVRPALFVVDEPFVGLDPLGIQSFLDLIVQVKEGGTGILLSTHILSTAERYCDRFIILHEGKLLADGTLSEIQSKMNMQNATLDEIYVQITRGA, from the coding sequence ATGAAAAGTGTCTTGCACGTCGAACAATTGACAGGCGGTTACAGCCAGCAGCAGCCTGTTCTACATAATCTCAATTTCCATGTCAAATCCAAAGAAATCGTAGGGCTGATCGGCCTGAATGGTGCAGGTAAAAGTACGACCATCAAGCATGTTCTGGGTTTGATGGAGCCAATAGCAGGAACGATCAAAGTGAATGACAGTACGATCAACGAAGGGCCTGATCATTATCGATCCCAGATTGCATATATTCCGGAAACCCCGGTTTTATATGATGAACTTACGTTATGGGAGCATCTTGAACTCACAGCGATGGCCTATGACATCGATAAAGAGGAATTGAAGGATCGGGTCGAACCGCTTTTGAAAGAGTTTCGGATGGAAAACAAACTGAAGTGGTATCCGAACCAGTTTTCTAAAGGGATGAAGCAGAAAGTGATGATCATGTGTGCATTCCTTGTCCGACCGGCACTATTTGTGGTCGATGAACCATTCGTAGGGCTTGACCCTCTTGGCATCCAGTCTTTCCTTGATCTTATTGTGCAGGTGAAGGAAGGCGGTACGGGTATACTATTATCCACACACATCCTTTCAACGGCTGAGCGGTATTGCGACCGTTTCATCATCTTGCATGAAGGTAAGCTTTTAGCGGATGGAACGCTTTCGGAAATCCAGTCGAAAATGAACATGCAAAATGCGACGTTAGATGAAATTTATGTTCAAATTACAAGAGGTGCCTGA
- a CDS encoding ABC transporter permease codes for MNVKTLWRERANNFWSMAVRYLRYIGNSGFLFSVYVGVILGSYYYGQVLKVLPESFPAAEFLTILVFLIVSRGKIRTFLKTADANFLLPVEGRFRPYLQKSLLYSFVMQAFNVLVLLLILGPLYFNRITSERAVYFGSLVLILLLTGWNIISKWEELRVPDGTKRKVLPIIRLLSVLFTLYAIFREAWLITAVLIIGMAILYVAVYRPLSQKHTLKWERLIELEANALMLFYRIANMFVDVPEISRKVRKRSWAAPLMKVLSGKGETVFGYMYTRAFIRSNDYFGIYARLTVIGIILMLIMPPGFLLWGVSLLLIYMTAIQLTTLWPHFDMKVWVDLYPVSKKERYETFQRLIFRIMISQVVLFALSSFINHLSVVETGIILITGGALVLAFTRVLLFKQLEKRFIITEMGR; via the coding sequence ATGAATGTGAAAACGCTCTGGAGGGAACGTGCCAACAATTTTTGGAGTATGGCTGTACGCTATCTTCGGTATATCGGGAACAGCGGGTTCCTTTTTTCGGTTTATGTCGGCGTTATCCTTGGAAGCTATTACTACGGCCAGGTATTGAAGGTTTTACCGGAATCGTTCCCTGCTGCTGAATTTTTGACGATTCTTGTATTCCTGATTGTAAGCAGAGGGAAAATCCGAACCTTTTTAAAAACGGCAGATGCCAATTTTCTTCTTCCGGTTGAGGGTCGTTTTAGACCTTATTTGCAAAAATCGTTACTTTACAGCTTCGTCATGCAAGCATTCAATGTGCTTGTACTATTACTTATATTAGGACCGTTATATTTCAATCGAATCACTTCTGAACGTGCTGTCTATTTTGGAAGCCTAGTCTTGATCCTGCTTTTGACGGGATGGAATATCATTTCAAAATGGGAAGAGTTACGGGTGCCGGATGGAACGAAACGTAAAGTGCTCCCCATCATCAGGCTGCTTTCGGTACTATTCACGCTTTATGCGATTTTTAGAGAAGCATGGTTGATTACGGCAGTATTGATCATTGGCATGGCGATCCTTTATGTTGCAGTGTATCGCCCGCTTTCCCAAAAGCATACCCTGAAGTGGGAGCGTTTGATAGAGCTTGAAGCAAATGCGCTCATGCTTTTTTATCGGATTGCAAACATGTTTGTCGATGTTCCAGAAATCAGCCGCAAGGTGCGTAAACGGTCATGGGCGGCTCCTTTGATGAAAGTGTTGAGTGGAAAAGGTGAGACGGTGTTCGGCTATATGTATACGAGAGCTTTTATCAGATCGAATGACTATTTCGGCATTTATGCTCGACTGACTGTGATCGGAATCATATTGATGCTAATCATGCCTCCAGGATTTTTGCTATGGGGCGTCAGTTTACTTTTGATTTACATGACGGCGATCCAATTGACGACATTATGGCCACACTTTGATATGAAAGTGTGGGTCGACCTCTACCCGGTGTCTAAAAAGGAACGATACGAAACGTTCCAACGACTGATTTTCCGTATCATGATTTCACAAGTGGTTTTATTTGCATTAAGTAGCTTCATCAATCATTTATCAGTTGTGGAGACAGGGATAATCCTTATTACGGGGGGTGCATTGGTGCTTGCTTTTACCCGAGTTTTGCTTTTCAAACAGCTTGAGAAACGATTCATCATTACTGAAATGGGACGTTGA
- a CDS encoding EcsC family protein, protein MSGNKTIEQELQEWEKMILKRSPLYKRAAKRVQGQINKKIPDKVHNAVTNAIRSMVKATLFGNEYTTKKPTVEGMTLEKRDELLQERKKTYKKTAMVEGAGTGAGGILLGLADFPLLLGIKMRFLFEAARIYGFDTRKYHERIFLLHVFLLAFSSDDVRRETYLAIKNWEETKNKWPSKASMDDDYDWKTFQLTYRDHIDLVKMLQMVPGFGAIVGAYANYNFLDQLGDTAMNCYRMRCLNEMEEG, encoded by the coding sequence ATGAGCGGGAACAAGACTATCGAACAGGAATTACAAGAATGGGAAAAGATGATCTTGAAACGATCCCCTTTATATAAACGAGCAGCAAAGAGAGTTCAGGGACAAATCAATAAAAAGATTCCTGATAAAGTCCATAATGCTGTGACGAATGCGATTCGAAGCATGGTGAAGGCGACGTTGTTCGGTAATGAATATACCACGAAAAAACCGACTGTCGAAGGAATGACGCTTGAAAAACGTGATGAATTGCTTCAAGAACGGAAAAAGACTTACAAAAAAACTGCAATGGTAGAAGGAGCGGGCACAGGTGCAGGGGGGATTCTGCTCGGGTTGGCTGATTTTCCGTTGCTGCTTGGTATCAAGATGAGGTTTTTGTTTGAAGCAGCGAGGATCTATGGATTTGATACCCGAAAATACCACGAGCGGATCTTCTTGTTGCATGTGTTTTTGCTTGCTTTTTCAAGTGATGATGTCCGACGTGAAACATACCTGGCGATCAAAAACTGGGAAGAGACTAAGAACAAGTGGCCGTCTAAAGCCTCGATGGATGACGATTATGATTGGAAAACGTTTCAGCTCACCTATCGCGACCACATCGATCTTGTGAAGATGCTGCAAATGGTACCTGGTTTCGGCGCGATTGTCGGAGCATACGCCAATTATAATTTTCTGGATCAACTCGGCGATACAGCTATGAACTGCTATCGGATGAGGTGTTTGAATGAGATGGAGGAAGG